A region from the Malus domestica chromosome 07, GDT2T_hap1 genome encodes:
- the LOC103420793 gene encoding spermine synthase-like produces MEGGAGRGLECQKTMDGKASNGNGSEKAIPSCCLKARASIPEPEAKCHPTVVSGWFSESQSRSEKACKKLYFNNPMWPGEARSLKVENILYRGKSEFQEILVFESSIYGKVLVLDGLVQLSEKDECAYQEMIAHLPLCSIPAPKTVLVVGGGDGGVLREVSRHPSVEHIDICEIDKMVIDVSKKFFPRLAVGFEDPRVHLHIADATEFLRLAPEGKYDAVIVDSSDPVGPAQELVEKPFFETIARALRPGGVLCNMAESMWLHTHLIQDLISVCHQTFKGSVEYAWASVPTYPSGVIGFLLCSTEGPPVDFKNPVNSIEKLEGALKHTRELQFYNSEMHSAAFALPSFLRREVSALRESSTPARQIGEK; encoded by the exons ATGGAGGGAGGCGCAGGaagaggtttggaatgccaGAAGACTATGGATGGGAAGGCGAGTAACGGGAATGGTTCGGAGAAGGCCATCCCTTCTTGTTGCTTGAAGGCTAGGGCTTCTATCCCTGAGCCGGAGGCAAAATGTCATCCTACTGTTGTTTCTGGGTGGTTCTCAGAATCCCAGTCTCGCTCTG AGAAGGCTTGTAAAAAGCTTTATTTCAACAACCCGATGTGGCCAG gTGAAGCTCGTTCACTGAAAGTAGAAAATATTCTGTATAGGGGGAAATCAGAGTTCCAAGAGATTTTGGTGTTTGAG TCCTCAATATATGGAAAAGTGCTTGTTCTTGATGGCCTTGTCCAGCTGAGTGAGAAAGATGAATGTGCATACCAGGAGATGATAGCACATCTACCTCTTTGTTCAATTCCCGCCCCCAAGACA GTTCTGGTGGTTGGCGGTGGTGATGGTGGGGTTCTTAGGGAGGTTTCTCGCCATCCTTCTGTTGAGCATATTGATATATGTGAGATAGATAAGATGGTTATTGAT GTGTCCAAGAAGTTTTTTCCTCGGTTGGCTGTTGGATTTGAGGACCCTCGCGTGCACCTTCACATCGCTGATG CTACTGAATTCTTAAGGCTTGCACCTGAAGGGAAGTATGATGCTGTAATTGTTGATTCGTCAGACCCTGTTG GTCCCGCCCAAGAGCTTGTAGAGAAGCCATTTTTTGAGACAATAGCTAGAGCATTAAGGCCTGGTGGTGTTCTCTGTAACATGGCAGAGAGCATGTGGCTCCATACACATCTTATTCAAGATCTGATCTCTGTTTGCCATCAAACATTCAAGGGGTCTGTCGAATATGCTTGGGCGAGTGTTCCTACGTATCCAAG TGGTGTGATAGGTTTTCTGTTGTGCTCAACAGAGGGGCCTCCCGTTGATTTCAAAAACCCCGTCAATTCTATTGAGAAGTTAGAAGGAGCTCTCAAACATACGAGAGAACTCCAGTTCTATAACTCCGAG ATGCACTCAGCTGCCTTTGCGTTGCCTTCTTTCTTGAGAAGGGAGGTGAGTGCGCTACGTGAATCTTCAACTCCGGCAAGACAAATCGGGGAGAAGTAG
- the LOC103420792 gene encoding cyclic nucleotide-gated ion channel 1-like, producing the protein MSIPLSLTSHDANIPNQQPGGASPSEKFKCLKLDRLLANNPLWNKIFIISCVIAVSLDPLFFYIPIIDQDNKCLGMDKKLKNVTLVLRLLADLIFVVHIIHQICKAIKSVNPKEKENSGWESKAMAVARKLSWRSMVTDILAVLPIPQVLLVVVFFKMRGSGYLQKRKVLNFFLLAQYLPRIYRIHLSSNNLSQTGIWVKGAFNFFLYILASHVLGAFWYFFSIQRETSCWHQACMKQSISGVITFYCDNLGTTPRDRDITLFQDECPINVPANTTPPFDFGIFLDSLKSNTTPLDFSSKLFYSFWWGLRNLSNFGTNLTTSTYVWENLFAILISIIGLLLFLYLLGNVQTFMQLATIKSEEIRRKMKDRKIEEWMDKNAIPGHLKQKIKKNIKQKLKENKDADLENLISILPWYTMKPLKRLLCMNTLRTVPMLKETDGKVLKMICDYLRPMIYSENSIVVQRGDPLDRIIFITEGFIETYVGGEQSRHRAGSSSGSQSSSMPTKTLKKGEFYGEELLNWASRSQRPISTQTVKCHTKVEAFVLMANDLPSIVSKCGSLWPNINHSNNNNNNNINVTHPEQPLLSGVESSTGSTPRIRYLKPAVRPH; encoded by the exons ATGTCCATTCCATTAAG CCTTACATCTCACGATGCCAACATACCAAACCAGCAACCTGGAGGAGCTTCACCAAGTGAAAAATTTAAGTGCCTAAAATTGGATCGACTTCTTGCAAATAATCCACTGTGgaacaaaatatttataatttcaTGTGTGATTGCTGTGTCACTGGACCCTTTGTTCTTTTACATTCCAATCATCGATCAAGACAACAAGTGCCTTGGAATGGACAAAAAGCTGAAGAATGTAACTCTTGTTTTGCGACTGCTCGCAGATCTCATTTTCGTAGTGCATattattcatcaaatttgtaaGGCCATTAAATCTGTCaacccaaaagaaaaggaaaattccGGTTGGGAATCGAAAGCTATGGCAGTAGCCAGGAAGTTGTCGTGGCGCTCGATGGTTACTGATATTCTTGCTGTTCTTCCCATCCCACAA GTGCTTTTAGTAGTTGTTTTCTTCAAAATGAGAGGCTCTGGATATTTGCAGAAAAGAAAGGTTctaaacttttttcttcttgccCAATATCTTCCAAGGATTTATCGAATTCACCTATCCTCTAACAACCTTTCACAAACTGGAatatgggtcaaaggtgcattCAATTTTTTCCTTTACATCCTTGCAAGTCAT GTACTTGgagctttttggtattttttttctattcaaCGAGAGACATCATGTTGGCATCAAGCATGCATGAAACAGAGCATTAGTGGTGTGATTACTTTTTACTGTGACAATCTCGGTACTACCCCAAGAGATAGAGATATTACATTATTTCAAGATGAATGTCCCATAAATGTTCCTGCAAATACTACACCGCCTTTTGATTTCGGAATATTTCTTGATTCCCTTAAATCAAACACCACGCCGTTGGATTTTTCGAGCAAACTCTTCTACTCGTTTTGGTGGGGACTGAGAAATTTAAG cAACTTTGGCACAAATCTGACAACAAGTACATATGTGTGGGAAAACTTGTTTGCAATTCTTATTTCTATCATTGGATTACTCCTATTTTTATATCTCTTAGGGAATGTACAG ACGTTTATGCAATTGGCAACTATAAAGTCGGAGGAGATAAGACGGAAGATGAAAGATCGAAAAATAGAAGAGTGGATGGATAAAAATGCTATCCCAGGACATTTGAAACAAAAGAtcaagaaaaacataaaacaaaaactgaaagaaaacaaagatgCTGATCTGGAGAATCTGATCTCCATTCTTCCTTGGTACACCATGAAACCCCTAAAGCGTTTGCTCTGCATGAATACCCTAAGGACA GTACCAATGCTCAAAGAAACGGATGGAAAAGTGTTGAAAATGATCTGCGATTATCTGAGGCCAATGATTTACAGCGAGAATAGCATCGTTGTTCAAAGAGGAGATCCTCTCGATCGGATTATCTTCATTACGGAAGGGTTTATAGAGACTTATGTGGGCGGTGAACAGAGTCGACACCGTGCTGGATCATCGTCGGGTTCCCAATCCTCGTCAATGCCAACCAAAACGCTTAAAAAAGGCGAGTTCTACGGCGAAGAGCTTCTCAACTGGGCATCTCGGTCGCAACGTCCTATCTCCACCCAAACAGTTAAATGCCATACAAAAGTCGAAGCTTTTGTTCTTATGGCCAATGACTTGCCAAGTATAGTCTCCAAATGCGGATCGTTGTGGCCAAACATAAAtcacagcaacaacaacaataacaataatatTAACGTTACTCATCCTGAACAGCCCTTACTAAGTGGCGTCGAGAGCTCTACAGGCTCGACGCCAAGAATCCGGTATCTCAAACCTGCTGTACGCCCCCATTAG
- the LOC103439882 gene encoding spermine synthase: protein MAESMWLHTHLIQDLISDCHQTFQGSAEYAWASVPTYPSGVIGFLLCSTSGPPVDFKNPVNSIEKLEGALKHKRELQFYNSEMHSAAFALPAFLRREVSALRESSTPARQIGDK, encoded by the exons ATGGCAGAGAGCATGTGGCTCCATACACATCTTATTCAAGATCTGATCTCTGATTGCCATCAAACATTCCAGGGGTCTGCCGAATATGCTTGGGCGAGTGTTCCTACGTATCCAAG TGGTGTGATAGGTTTTCTGTTGTGCTCAACATCGGGGCCTCCCGTTGATTTCAAAAACCCCGTCAATTCTATTGAGAAGTTAGAAGGAGCTCTCAAACATAAGAGAGAACTCCAGTTCTATAACTCCGAG ATGCACTCAGCTGCCTTTGCGTTGCCTGCTTTCTTGAGAAGGGAGGTGAGTGCGCTACGTGAATCTTCAACTCCGGCAAGACAAATCGGGGATAAGTAG